The proteins below are encoded in one region of Microcoleus sp. FACHB-672:
- a CDS encoding bifunctional orotidine-5'-phosphate decarboxylase/orotate phosphoribosyltransferase, whose product MNFFDKLLYAIERNQSLLYAGLDPDPETLPQRYHTGTDSDHLLTGLRDWLQDSIAQTAGFVCAYKLTLGFYQALGVPGLELLQQTLAAIPALIPVILDAKHSDLNTSTVFARTVFQEWGVDACTLSPYAGLDQVAPFLVYPGKAVFVLCATANSSAAELQEYPGQELPFYLHLVQAAKTWGTPEQLGLEVGAATPEILARIRGEVPERPILLEGGWRDDRDLAKMLGAGLNAYGDGLLLPAPPHLLASEQPAEELRALRDTINEERFKVMEGSPTCDLWLPDVCFLQHSAHRDLILQLYDIGCITFGEHVQASGAIFPYYIDLRKIISQPQIFHQILSAYAEIIQHLEFDRIAGIPYGSLPTATGLALRLKRPMIFPRKEAKAYGSGRVIEGNFHPGEKIVVVDDILISGKSAMEGAEKLQSAGLKVEDIVVFIDHEKGVKDRLHEKGYRAHSVLGISEIAETLHQAGRIDSEQFRMFADAH is encoded by the coding sequence ATGAACTTCTTCGACAAATTGCTTTATGCTATTGAACGCAATCAAAGCTTACTGTACGCAGGACTTGACCCCGATCCAGAGACTTTGCCTCAGCGATATCACACCGGCACCGACAGCGACCATCTCCTGACAGGTCTGCGGGACTGGTTACAAGACTCCATCGCCCAAACCGCAGGTTTCGTTTGCGCTTACAAACTCACCCTCGGCTTTTACCAGGCGCTTGGTGTTCCGGGATTAGAATTGCTCCAGCAAACCTTAGCCGCTATTCCAGCGCTGATTCCAGTAATTTTAGATGCCAAGCACAGCGACCTCAACACCAGCACAGTTTTTGCTCGAACAGTGTTTCAAGAGTGGGGTGTGGATGCTTGCACCTTAAGCCCTTATGCCGGCCTTGATCAGGTTGCCCCCTTTTTGGTTTATCCCGGCAAAGCAGTGTTTGTTCTTTGTGCCACCGCCAATTCTTCGGCGGCAGAGTTGCAGGAATATCCAGGTCAAGAATTGCCCTTTTATTTACACTTGGTGCAGGCAGCGAAAACCTGGGGGACTCCTGAACAACTAGGCTTAGAAGTGGGTGCAGCGACACCGGAAATTTTGGCCCGCATCCGTGGGGAAGTCCCGGAACGCCCAATTTTACTGGAGGGAGGCTGGCGAGATGATCGGGATCTGGCGAAGATGCTGGGTGCCGGTTTGAATGCTTATGGGGACGGCTTGTTGCTGCCGGCACCTCCACATTTGTTGGCAAGCGAACAGCCGGCTGAGGAACTGAGGGCGTTACGCGACACAATTAATGAGGAGCGGTTTAAAGTTATGGAGGGAAGCCCCACCTGTGACTTATGGCTGCCAGATGTTTGTTTTTTACAGCATTCTGCCCACCGGGATTTGATCTTGCAACTTTATGACATTGGCTGCATTACGTTTGGCGAGCACGTCCAAGCCTCTGGAGCAATATTTCCCTATTACATTGATTTGCGAAAAATTATTTCCCAGCCGCAAATTTTCCATCAAATTTTAAGCGCTTACGCTGAAATTATTCAACACCTTGAATTTGACAGAATCGCCGGCATTCCTTATGGTTCCTTACCTACTGCAACCGGCTTAGCACTGCGCTTGAAGCGTCCGATGATTTTTCCTCGCAAAGAGGCGAAAGCTTATGGAAGTGGACGGGTGATTGAGGGGAATTTCCATCCAGGGGAAAAGATTGTGGTAGTGGATGACATTCTGATTAGTGGAAAAAGTGCGATGGAAGGTGCGGAGAAACTTCAGTCTGCCGGTTTGAAGGTGGAAGATATTGTGGTGTTTATCGATCATGAAAAGGGCGTAAAAGATCGGTTACACGAGAAAGGATATCGCGCTCATTCTGTTTTAGGCATTTCTGAAATCGCTGAAACTTTACATCAAGCAGGCCGAATTGATAGTGAGCAATTCCGGATGTTTGCAGATGCACACTGA
- a CDS encoding transporter substrate-binding domain-containing protein, with the protein MRKKSLQFLSFNFLFLIALALCLSVMPAVFTPPAPVAAAEMKAIKKRGRFIVAVKDNLPPLGFRDSAGNLQGLEIDIARRLAAEVLGSPDAVELQPVANQDRLSVVLNGQVDITIAGVTATETRGRVVDFSVPYYMDGTGFVTKNASVSRLEDVGKQTIVMLDNSDSIANVLYFLPNAKLIGVDSYEAGRMLIESGEASVFAGDASVLAGWVQEYPDYQILPFLLSAEPLSIVMPKGLQYSPLRVRVHNAIRQWTAEGWLRERAAYWGLPVPQE; encoded by the coding sequence ATGAGGAAAAAGTCTCTTCAATTTTTAAGTTTTAATTTCTTATTTTTAATCGCTCTGGCATTGTGCTTGAGTGTAATGCCGGCAGTCTTTACACCACCGGCACCCGTAGCGGCAGCAGAAATGAAAGCTATCAAAAAGCGGGGCCGGTTCATTGTTGCCGTGAAGGATAATTTGCCGCCCTTGGGCTTTAGAGACAGCGCCGGCAACTTGCAAGGGCTGGAAATTGATATTGCCCGCCGACTGGCGGCAGAGGTGTTAGGAAGCCCTGATGCGGTGGAATTGCAGCCGGTAGCCAATCAGGATCGGCTTTCTGTTGTGTTAAATGGCCAAGTCGATATTACCATTGCCGGCGTGACTGCAACCGAAACGCGGGGCCGGGTGGTTGATTTTAGCGTTCCCTACTATATGGATGGCACCGGCTTTGTCACGAAAAATGCTTCGGTAAGCCGGTTAGAGGACGTGGGAAAACAGACCATTGTTATGTTAGATAACTCTGACTCAATTGCCAATGTTCTGTATTTTCTCCCCAATGCCAAACTCATTGGCGTAGATTCTTATGAAGCAGGGCGAATGCTAATAGAAAGCGGTGAAGCCAGTGTCTTTGCCGGCGATGCCAGCGTCCTTGCCGGCTGGGTGCAAGAGTATCCAGATTACCAGATTTTACCGTTTCTCCTATCTGCTGAACCGCTATCTATCGTGATGCCAAAAGGATTGCAATATTCCCCGCTTCGCGTGCGAGTGCATAATGCAATTCGCCAGTGGACAGCAGAAGGTTGGTTGCGAGAACGGGCAGCATACTGGGGCTTGCCGGTGCCTCAAGAATAG
- a CDS encoding ABC-F family ATP-binding cassette domain-containing protein yields MLRLEHISKIYPTGEVLKDVSWEVKPGDRIGLVGVNGAGKSTQLKIIAGEIEPSAGEIVRPASLHIAYLTQEFEVEPTRTVREEFWTVFKEANDVQHALAQVHHEMQTANPERLDKLIHQMDRLQRQFEGLDGYGLDARIEKILPEMGFEPEDGERLVSAFSGGWQMRMSLGKILLQSPDLLLLDEPTNHLDLETIEWLETYLKGLTIPMVIVAHDRAFLDRLCTQIVETERGVSTTYSGNYTAYLNQKAELKEAQLSAYERQQKELEQQQAFVDRFRASATRSTQAKSREKQLDKIERIDAPVADVRSLRFQFPNPPRSGREVVIIKDLVHTYGEKILFLGADLLIERGDRVAFLGPNGSGKSTLLHLIMEMEKPSEGTVTLGEHNVIPSYFEQNQAEALDLNRTVMETIHDEVPDWKNEEVRTLLGRFLFTGDTVFKKVAALSGGEKARLALAKMLLRPANLLILDEPTNHLDIPAKEMLEEALQNYEGTVILVSHDRYFISKVANKIVEIREGELREYLGDYQYYLNKIEEEKEKVRQEKIAAEKAAKDAAKREKQKTKKDGAKK; encoded by the coding sequence ATGCTGCGATTAGAACATATTAGTAAAATCTATCCCACGGGCGAAGTTCTGAAAGACGTGAGCTGGGAGGTTAAACCAGGCGATCGGATCGGGTTGGTTGGGGTCAACGGTGCCGGCAAGTCCACCCAACTGAAAATCATTGCCGGTGAAATTGAACCGAGTGCCGGTGAAATCGTTCGTCCTGCGAGTTTACACATCGCCTATTTAACTCAAGAATTTGAAGTTGAACCCACACGCACAGTACGCGAAGAGTTTTGGACGGTGTTTAAGGAAGCAAATGACGTGCAGCACGCGCTCGCGCAGGTACACCATGAAATGCAAACAGCCAATCCCGAAAGACTGGATAAACTGATTCATCAAATGGATCGCCTGCAACGTCAATTTGAAGGCTTAGACGGATATGGACTCGACGCTCGAATTGAGAAAATATTGCCAGAAATGGGATTTGAACCCGAAGATGGCGAGCGTTTAGTTAGTGCCTTCAGTGGCGGCTGGCAGATGCGGATGAGTTTAGGAAAAATCCTGCTGCAAAGTCCCGATCTTCTGCTGCTAGATGAACCGACGAACCACCTAGATTTAGAAACCATTGAATGGTTGGAAACCTATCTCAAAGGGTTAACGATTCCAATGGTAATCGTCGCTCATGACCGAGCCTTTTTAGACCGGCTGTGTACCCAAATTGTCGAAACCGAGCGCGGCGTTTCTACCACCTACTCGGGCAATTATACGGCTTATTTAAACCAAAAAGCAGAGCTAAAAGAAGCCCAACTCAGCGCTTACGAGCGCCAGCAAAAAGAACTCGAACAGCAGCAAGCTTTCGTGGATCGGTTCCGTGCCAGCGCCACTCGCAGCACGCAAGCCAAAAGCCGCGAGAAACAACTGGATAAAATTGAGCGCATCGACGCACCTGTTGCAGATGTCCGCAGCTTGCGCTTCCAATTTCCTAACCCCCCGCGCAGTGGTCGTGAAGTCGTCATTATCAAAGATTTAGTTCATACTTATGGCGAAAAAATCTTGTTTTTAGGCGCAGATTTGCTGATTGAGCGGGGAGATCGCGTGGCTTTCTTGGGGCCAAATGGATCAGGAAAATCCACCTTGCTGCATCTGATCATGGAGATGGAAAAACCCAGCGAAGGCACGGTGACACTCGGCGAGCATAACGTTATTCCCAGTTACTTTGAGCAAAATCAAGCGGAAGCTTTAGATTTGAATCGAACCGTCATGGAAACGATTCATGATGAAGTTCCAGACTGGAAAAATGAAGAAGTCCGTACCCTTTTAGGGCGCTTTCTATTCACCGGCGATACGGTTTTCAAAAAAGTAGCGGCGCTTAGTGGGGGAGAAAAAGCTCGGCTAGCTTTAGCAAAAATGCTGCTACGACCGGCTAATTTACTGATTTTGGATGAGCCGACAAATCACTTAGATATTCCAGCCAAAGAAATGCTGGAGGAAGCCCTGCAAAATTATGAGGGAACAGTGATTCTCGTTTCCCACGACCGATATTTTATCTCCAAAGTTGCTAACAAAATTGTTGAGATTCGCGAAGGCGAATTGCGCGAGTACCTGGGAGACTATCAGTATTATTTGAACAAGATTGAAGAGGAAAAGGAGAAAGTTCGTCAAGAGAAGATAGCCGCAGAAAAAGCAGCAAAGGATGCGGCAAAGCGAGAAAAGCAGAAGACGAAAAAGGATGGGGCGAAAAAGTAA
- the rpmI gene encoding 50S ribosomal protein L35, giving the protein MPKLKTRKAAAKRFRATGSGKIMRRKAFKSHLLQHKSTTRKNTLSKMAVVDERDADNVRLMLPYL; this is encoded by the coding sequence ATGCCTAAACTAAAAACTCGCAAAGCAGCCGCCAAGCGTTTTAGAGCGACCGGCAGCGGCAAAATTATGCGCCGCAAAGCTTTCAAAAGTCACTTGCTACAGCACAAGAGTACAACGCGCAAGAATACTCTTTCCAAAATGGCTGTGGTGGATGAACGTGACGCAGACAATGTGCGCTTGATGCTCCCCTATTTATAA
- the rplT gene encoding 50S ribosomal protein L20 yields the protein MTRVKRGNVARKRRKKILKIAKGFRGSHSKLFRTANQQVMKALRSAYRDRKKRKRDFRRLWIARINAATRQHGMSYSQFMGNLKKANIQINRKMLAQLAVLDAESFTKVVEMASQVK from the coding sequence ATGACACGAGTTAAACGCGGTAATGTAGCCCGCAAACGCCGCAAAAAAATTCTCAAAATAGCCAAAGGATTTCGGGGGTCTCACTCGAAACTCTTCCGCACAGCTAATCAGCAGGTAATGAAGGCGTTGCGTAGCGCCTACCGTGATCGCAAAAAGCGCAAGCGGGATTTCCGGCGTCTGTGGATCGCCCGCATCAACGCAGCAACGCGTCAACATGGCATGAGCTACAGCCAGTTTATGGGGAATTTGAAGAAAGCAAATATTCAAATCAACCGCAAAATGTTGGCTCAATTGGCAGTTCTTGATGCTGAAAGCTTCACCAAAGTGGTGGAAATGGCCAGCCAGGTCAAGTAA
- a CDS encoding RusA family crossover junction endodeoxyribonuclease, protein MTQTTQLLPPFLERLVQKSPAILPQAELAARINSSHQQCVAFPTIGLLHARNAGEWLLQAQEQLTPEGWLSWLKECCTVSERTAQTYMQIARGWPKLVPSPAILPASETSALALRDRERAELSSNVEEPIQIAATLEPAPPISPKETLLPATDTLTFFIPGGVVPKARPRVTANGTFLPPRYRAWRNHAEVEIFKQLGEKSSLPVLPLQRAAVKVRLIGKHRMNADGDNIVGSCLDSLVAAGVIKNDNLSYIPEIYFKLIPQGTQGVQITLLPLPSPESAK, encoded by the coding sequence TTGACACAAACAACCCAATTGCTACCCCCGTTCCTAGAACGGCTCGTGCAGAAATCCCCGGCCATTCTCCCACAAGCGGAGCTGGCAGCACGCATTAATAGCTCCCATCAGCAGTGCGTGGCATTTCCCACAATAGGGCTGCTACACGCCCGCAACGCCGGAGAATGGCTTTTACAAGCTCAGGAGCAACTGACTCCTGAAGGGTGGCTTTCCTGGCTGAAGGAATGTTGCACCGTCTCGGAACGAACTGCCCAAACCTATATGCAAATAGCTAGAGGCTGGCCAAAATTAGTGCCATCTCCCGCCATTCTGCCGGCAAGCGAAACGAGTGCCTTGGCGCTGAGAGATCGTGAGCGAGCTGAGCTTTCTTCTAATGTTGAGGAACCCATTCAAATTGCTGCTACTTTAGAGCCGGCACCCCCCATTTCTCCCAAAGAAACCTTGTTGCCGGCAACCGATACTCTCACCTTTTTTATTCCAGGTGGTGTAGTTCCCAAAGCCCGCCCTAGAGTCACGGCTAACGGTACATTTTTACCCCCCCGTTATCGGGCGTGGCGAAATCATGCGGAAGTTGAAATTTTTAAGCAGTTGGGCGAAAAAAGTTCGCTGCCGGTGCTTCCCCTTCAGCGGGCAGCCGTCAAAGTTCGTTTAATTGGAAAACATCGAATGAACGCAGATGGAGACAATATTGTTGGCAGTTGTCTTGATTCTCTGGTTGCTGCCGGCGTCATCAAAAATGACAATCTTTCCTACATTCCTGAAATTTATTTTAAATTAATTCCTCAAGGAACCCAAGGCGTTCAAATTACCTTACTTCCACTTCCCAGCCCAGAAAGTGCCAAGTAA